One genomic segment of Paraburkholderia hospita includes these proteins:
- a CDS encoding methyl-accepting chemotaxis protein: MKLKNLPVRTGFIAVLSLFGMLVLVTALLGIYSLTKNNGLSERISTLNAETVDLKDVYINNLKARSALSRAFIALSTNPADKDAAVAAARTYYDLAKKSFTAFETITKETAAQQDAAKRVADTFTAHANAIDLLFTAIGSGDVAAYAATNEGPMTQTSAAFGKSADAFFKVAEDETAQLKDEKARAKSVLMGVAIGLLVLSCALILLVYYTLEHTVVLPLKEAMSVLQHVARGDLTVQIRHESTNEIGQLFDSMKEMKRSLAGIVHAVHGGTDTIATGVHQMASGNTDLSQRTEEQAAALQETASSMEQLTSTVRQNADNAKQATQLVMSTAMITEQGNRAAQEVVATMQGLSDLSGRIADITNVIEGIAFQTNILSLNAAVEAARAGDEGRGFAVVASEVRSLAQRSASAAKEIKERITDSLGRVEAGAQQVDKASQVMADILTSVNRVSDLMGEIAAASEEQSEGIEQVNRAITQMDQVTQQNAALVEQASAAALALEEQTVALKSTVSVFRVERALAHV, from the coding sequence ATGAAATTGAAGAATCTGCCCGTGCGGACGGGCTTTATCGCGGTTCTCTCGCTGTTTGGCATGCTGGTTCTGGTCACCGCGTTGCTCGGGATCTATTCGCTCACGAAGAACAACGGCTTATCGGAGCGGATCAGCACTCTCAACGCCGAAACGGTCGATCTCAAAGACGTCTACATCAACAACCTGAAAGCCCGTAGTGCGTTGAGCCGGGCTTTCATCGCGCTGTCCACGAACCCCGCTGACAAGGACGCCGCCGTCGCCGCAGCACGCACTTATTACGACCTCGCGAAGAAGTCGTTTACCGCGTTCGAAACCATCACGAAGGAAACAGCCGCTCAACAGGACGCGGCAAAACGGGTCGCCGACACGTTCACTGCGCACGCCAACGCAATCGATCTGCTGTTCACGGCAATCGGCTCGGGCGATGTCGCCGCGTATGCTGCAACGAACGAAGGGCCAATGACGCAGACGAGCGCGGCATTCGGCAAGTCGGCGGATGCGTTCTTCAAAGTGGCCGAGGATGAAACGGCGCAACTGAAGGATGAGAAGGCGCGCGCCAAATCGGTGTTGATGGGCGTCGCAATCGGCTTGCTGGTGTTGTCTTGCGCGTTGATTCTGCTCGTTTACTACACGCTCGAGCACACCGTCGTGCTGCCGCTCAAAGAAGCAATGAGCGTCCTCCAGCACGTGGCGCGCGGCGACCTGACCGTGCAGATCCGTCACGAATCGACGAACGAGATCGGCCAGCTGTTCGACTCGATGAAGGAAATGAAGCGCAGTCTCGCCGGGATCGTGCACGCGGTACACGGCGGCACGGACACCATCGCGACGGGCGTGCATCAGATGGCAAGCGGCAACACCGATCTGTCGCAGCGCACCGAAGAACAGGCGGCGGCATTGCAAGAGACGGCGTCGTCGATGGAACAGTTGACGAGCACGGTGCGCCAGAACGCCGACAACGCGAAGCAGGCCACGCAACTCGTGATGAGCACGGCGATGATCACCGAGCAAGGCAACCGCGCCGCGCAGGAAGTCGTGGCGACGATGCAAGGGCTGTCCGATCTGTCGGGCCGGATCGCCGACATCACGAATGTGATCGAAGGCATCGCGTTTCAGACCAACATTCTTTCGCTGAACGCGGCAGTGGAAGCCGCCCGCGCCGGCGACGAAGGCCGCGGCTTCGCGGTGGTGGCGAGCGAGGTCCGCTCGCTCGCGCAGCGTAGCGCGAGTGCCGCGAAGGAAATCAAGGAGCGCATCACCGATTCGCTCGGCCGCGTCGAAGCGGGCGCGCAGCAGGTCGACAAGGCCAGCCAGGTGATGGCCGACATCCTGACCTCCGTGAACCGGGTCAGCGATCTGATGGGCGAGATCGCAGCGGCATCGGAAGAACAATCGGAAGGCATCGAGCAGGTGAACCGCGCGATCACGCAAATGGATCAGGTCACGCAACAGAATGCCGCGCTCGTAGAGCAGGCGTCGGCGGCTGCGCTCGCGCTCGAAGAACAGACGGTTGCGTTGAAGAGCACGGTGTCGGTGTTCCGCGTCGAGCGCGCGTTGGCTCACGTGTGA